The proteins below come from a single Pichia kudriavzevii chromosome 2, complete sequence genomic window:
- a CDS encoding uncharacterized protein (PKUD0B03770; Pfam Domains: Y_phosphatase2(6.8e-38)) — MVHFILNTIQNGVSSSPPSHLCLIFPKFQTHMSEHACFTIEDELVPEVADELLNSQLDGFEDLDARSVNYVEYGFNNDKDDKKDNSGNNRDICTYSHVHAHPQRQRTYSSLRLREWTPRYYPPLNFGLVETGLYRSGHPQPVNFPFLESLNLKTIIYVGEKTDNYDYYRWLRHNGIRLVHVPLSGTCRGAADEDERSCSLNDALSHVLSIVVRAENAPILIHSNKGKHRVGVAVAAVRARLQGWVLAAVYDEYARYAREHPTWEMEAVEFYQGPVFVKRGDTAPFVRNITNTIISE, encoded by the coding sequence ATGGTCCATTTTATACTTAATACCATTCAAAACGGTGTTTCTTCCTCACCCCCCAGTCACCTGTGTCTCATCTTTCCTAAGTTTCAAACACACATGTCAGAACACGCTTGCTTCACAATAGAGGACGAGTTGGTACCTGAAGTTGCAGACGAGCTTCTCAATTCCCAACTTGACGGATTCGAGGACCTAGACGCAAGGAGCGTTAACTATGTCGAGTATGGTTTTAACAATGACAAGGATGACAAGAAAGACAACAGTGGTAACAACAGAGACATTTGCACTTATTCACATGTACATGCACATCCACAACGACAACGTACATACTCTTCACTGAGATTGAGAGAATGGACCCCACGATATTATCCGCCACTCAACTTCGGTCTCGTCGAGACGGGCCTCTACCGGAGTGGCCATCCGCAGCCCGTGAACTTCCCCTTCTTGGAATCGTTGAATCTTAAAACCATCATTTACGTTGGAGAGAAAACAGACAACTACGACTATTACCGCTGGCTGCGCCACAACGGTATCCGCCTTGTGCACGTGCCTCTCTCGGGCACGTGCCGTGGCGCAGCCGACGAAGATGAACGATCTTGTTCACTTAATGATGCGCTGAGCCATGTTCTCTCAATTGTGGTGCGTGCAGAGAATGCACCTATACTTATCCATTCAAACAAGGGGAAACATCGTGTTGGAGTCGCAGTCGCGGCAGTGAGAGCACGTCTTCAAGGATGGGTGCTTGCTGCCGTCTATGATGAATATGCAAGATACGCCAGAGAACATCCAACTTGGGAAATGGAGGCAGTGGAGTTTTATCAAGGACCAGTGTTTGTGAAAAGAGGTGATACAGCTCCATTTGTACGTAATATTACAAATACGATTATTTCAGAATAG
- a CDS encoding uncharacterized protein (PKUD0B03780; similar to Saccharomyces cerevisiae YPR138C (MEP3) and YGR121C (MEP1); ancestral locus Anc_3.475), which translates to MATSSHVWTQAYDSTTVITLVLGTCLVLIMCFGLAYLYSGLARRKSALHMVFSVFFILLISIFQWYFWGYSLAFSRTATNKFIGNLHNFGYQNLEDNYTAGANSNIPEMAFANFQGMFASITACIYIGAICERGRILPFIPFTFCWLTLVYCPVTCWIWNSSGWAYKWGVLDYAGGGPVEILSGFSGFVISYFLGPRKEHLMINFRPHNVSLITIGTMLLWFGWLGFNGLTCLTPSLKSVYAIMNTNLCAAFGGFTWCLLDFLRTNRWSTVGLCSGIISGLVAATPTSGVIPLWASVVLGIVSGFICNCATYIKVWLKVDDALDVLAEHGIAGVIGLFFNAIFAADYVLGYDGYTEHPGGWINHHWSQMYKQLAYIGATAGYSMMVTALICFVLDKVPYCKLRVDEEAEEAGMDEDQIGEFAYDYVEVRRNFFDVNGFEESGNSEKAMPHSSSSSSSTSSTANNQNV; encoded by the coding sequence ATGGCGACATCATCCCATGTGTGGACCCAGGCCTATGACTCGACTACTGTCATCACCCTTGTCTTGGGTACCTGTCTGGTGTTGATTATGTGTTTTGGCTTGGCATATCTATATTCTGGTCTTGCAAGGAGGAAATCGGCCCTTCATATGGTGTTTTccgttttcttcattttaCTGATTTCCATATTTCAATGGTATTTTTGGGGGTATTCTCTTGCATTCTCTAGAACAGCAACTAATAAATTCATTGGAAATTTACACAATTTCGGATATCAGAATCTTGAAGACAATTATACAGCAGGGGCCAATTCTAATATCCCGGAAATGGCATTTGCAAACTTTCAGGGGATGTTTGCCTCAATTACCGCATGTATCTACATTGGCGCCATTTGCGAACGTGGTCGAATCTTACCTTTTATTCCCTTTACCTTTTGTTGGCTAACGTTGGTTTACTGTCCAGTAACATGTTGGATTTGGAATTCTAGTGGCTGGGCTTATAAATGGGGGGTTTTGGATTACGCTGGTGGTGGACCAGTGGAAATTCTTTCTGGCTTTTCGGGGTTTGTTATTTCCTATTTTTTAGGACCTCGTAAAGAACATTTGATGATAAATTTCAGGCCTCATAACGTATCCCTAATCACTATTGGAACCATGCTGCTATGGTTTGGTTGGCTAGGATTCAATGGTTTGACTTGTTTGACACCAAGCTTGAAGAGTGTTTACGCTATAATGAATACTAACTTATGTGCTGCATTTGGCGGATTCACTTGGTGCTTGCTCGACTTTTTGCGTACGAATCGTTGGTCAACTGTTGGTCTTTGTTCGGGAATAATTTCAGGCTTGGTTGCTGCAACACCAACATCGGGGGTTATTCCCTTATGGGCATCTGTTGTTTTAGGAATAGTGTCTGGATTCATTTGTAATTGTGCAACCTATATTAAGGTCTGGTTGAAGGTTGACGATGCATTGGATGTCTTGGCAGAACATGGTATTGCCGGAGTTATTGGCTTGTTCTTTAATGCAATTTTCGCAGCAGATTACGTGCTCGGTTATGACGGTTACACCGAACACCCAGGCGGTTGGATCAACCACCATTGGTCCCAGATGTATAAACAGTTGGCCTATATCGGTGCAACTGCAGGATACTCCATGATGGTTACTGCCCTCATATGTTTTGTCCTTGATAAAGTGCCGTACTGTAAATTAAGAGTCGATGAGGAAGCAGAGGAAGCAGGTATGGATGAAGACCAGATTGGCGAATTTGCCTATGATTACGTTGAGGTTAGAAGGAACTTTTTCGATGTAAATgggtttgaagaatctgGAAATTCAGAGAAAGCTATGCCACATTCGTCATCCTCTTCGTCATCCACCTCTTCAACAGCTAACAACCAAAATGTCTAA
- a CDS encoding uncharacterized protein (PKUD0B03790; Pfam Domains: Creatinase_N(2.3e-11)|Peptidase_M24(9.2e-11)) codes for MRKLTDSPEVTSSCLTAIASIFKSKPLPEDSEIDPIDIFTQFNSAKRLNSLRALMRENNISAYIIPSEDEHQSEYTALKDQRREYISGFSGSSGIAVVTLHSAALSTDSRYFLQAEKQLDENWILLKQGVCGYPSWIDWLVDECVYGMDQLDEVGSVGVDPRLITWKLGNELVSKCHDNNITFVNDLDHNLIDLIRGKQEANKGKLYKYELKYAGLHTTKKIEKLRSQMAEHGYFVYVSSMLDSIAWLLNLRGNDISFNPVFFAYLVITMDNVVLYVDKVKMNSEISAYLSELQIRTKPYTSIWDELPALKGDGCICLEKNASYSIFINVPQVYEIVFRSIITELKGVKNEIEVANIQESQKIDSLAIVRFLSWFNLNKCNTSLNELDLVDKLYEFRRKSEHFRGLSFATIIASGANASIVHYEPTEDSFSLVKHNDVLLIDSGGQYFQGTTDITRTIYVNNGKPPSKELKRAYTLVLKGHLNVAMLKFHKGKSSYEIDRLAREPLLKYGMNYGHGTGHGIDNFICVHAGPCGLSPSATSYNYKPLEKGNFISDEPGYYKDGHFGIRIESDILVNEEQDMLKFEYFTLVPFCRELIETKYLSNAQVDWINAYHKRIYTELSTQLENVKDFGALDWLADETKAL; via the coding sequence ATGCGAAAGTTAACAGATTCACCCGAGGTGACATCCTCATGCCTTACAGCTATAGCTTCAATATTCAAATCCAAACCGCTCCCAGAAGACAGTGAAATTGATCCGATAGACATCTTCACCCAGTTCAACTCAGCCAAGAGGTTAAATAGTCTACGTGCCCTAATGAGGGAAAACAACATATCCGCATACATCATCCCCTCTGAAGACGAGCATCAGAGCGAGTACACTGCCCTCAAAGATCAACGGAGGGAATACATTTCTGGATTCAGCGGCTCCAGTGGAATAGCGGTAGTTACTTTGCACTCTGCGGCATTATCAACTGATTCGAGGTATTTCCTCCAGGCCGAAAAACAACTTGATGAAAACTGGATCTTACTTAAACAGGGTGTTTGTGGATATCCGAGCTGGATCGATTGGCTGGTTGATGAATGCGTCTATGGGATGGATCAGTTAGATGAAGTAGGTTCAGTAGGGGTTGATCCTAGGTTGATTACGTGGAAGCTAGGAAACGAACTTGTTAGCAAATGCCATGATAACAACATCACCTTTGTTAATGATCTGGATCacaatttgattgatttaaTTAGAGGCAAACAAGAGGCAAATAAGGGTAAGTTGTATAAATACGAGCTGAAATATGCTGGGCTACAtacaacaaagaaaatagaaaaacTGAGGTCTCAAATGGCTGAACATGGTTATTTCGTTTACGTCTCCTCAATGTTAGACTCTATTGCATGGTTACTCAACTTAAGAGGAAATGATATTAGCTTCAATCCAGTATTCTTTGCTTATCTAGTCATTACAATGGATAATGTGGTCTTGTACGTAGACAAGGTAAAGATGAATTCCGAAATTTCCGCATATTTAAGCGAACTGCAAATACGCACCAAACCATATACTTCGATATGGGATGAATTACCGGCCTTAAAAGGTGACGGATGTATATGCCTAGAGAAAAATGCAAGTTATTcaattttcatcaatgtcCCACAAGTCTATGAGATTGTATTCAGATCCATAATAACTGAACTCAAGGGAgtaaaaaatgaaattgaggTTGCCAATATACAAGAGTCGCAGAAAATAGATAGTTTGGCAATAGTACGGTTTTTGTCTTGGTTCAATTTAAACAAATGTAACACCTCTCTAAATGAGCTGGACTTGGTTGATAAATTGTACGAATTCCGAAGGAAATCAGAACATTTTAGAGGCTTAAGTTTTGCCACCATTATAGCAAGCGGAGCAAATGCATCTATAGTACATTATGAACCAACCGAAGATAGCTTTTCCTTAGTCAAGCATAACGACGTCCTTTTGATAGATTCAGGCGgtcaatattttcaaggtACAACCGATATCACTAGGACTATCTATGTAAATAATGGGAAACCTCCATCAAAAGAACTAAAACGTGCTTACACATTGGTGTTGAAAGGTCATTTGAATGTGGCGATGCTAAAATTTCACAAGGGAAAATCATCTTATGAGATTGATAGGCTGGCAAGGGAACCATTATTAAAGTACGGTATGAACTATGGACATGGTACAGGACACggtattgataattttaTTTGTGTGCATGCCGGACCTTGTGGGTTATCACCCTCAGCTACTTCTTATAATTATAAACCACTCGAAAAGGGAAATTTTATAAGTGACGAACCAGGTTACTATAAAGATGGTCATTTTGGAATAAGAATAGAGAGCGATATATTGGTCAATGAAGAGCAAGATATGCTAAAGTTCGAGTACTTCACGCTCGTACCATTCTGTAGGGAACTGATTGAGACAAAGTATCTTTCAAACGCACAAGTTGATTGGATAAATGCCTACCACAAGAGAATTTACACTGAACTGTCTACGCAGCTCGAAAATGTCAAGGATTTTGGTGCTCTTGATTGGCTTGCGGATGAAACAAAAGCACTTTAA
- a CDS encoding uncharacterized protein (PKUD0B03800; similar to Saccharomyces cerevisiae YDR121W (DPB4); ancestral locus Anc_8.275), giving the protein MPVKGWRRDDQDTNFDTMLHSEGMSIDTFLFPKSTINKICKNALHESDPETNYLIAKDSQTVIQRSCVLFINFIYHHAKQLVKAQNRKVVNADDIMSALQQVGYGEFTPILQNELQSFNKRKEAKKIAKAQQKLNDVEDADIDDSIGNHNKRLKLGTSIHGNDVTMSDHGDTTEFNDPSVVVHDQDTEAEEEEEEDEDEEDDGEEDMEGKEADENDDSTEETGEVIRHGPSQLELEQKELVGDKDEDEEKEEEEEEEDEDPVSAVADKIEEEID; this is encoded by the coding sequence ATGCCAGTCAAGGGGTGGCGTAGGGATGACCAAGATACCAATTTCGATACAATGCTACACAGTGAGGGGATGTCTATAGACACTTTTCTCTTCCccaaatcaacaataaacaaaatttgcaaaaatGCATTGCACGAGAGTGATCCAGAGACAAACTATCTAATTGCCAAAGACTCACAGACAGTTATACAAAGATCATGCGTGTtgttcatcaatttcatctaTCACCATGCAAAACAGTTGGTTAAGGCGCAGAACAGGAAGGTAGTCAATGCCGATGATATCATGAGTGCATTACAACAAGTAGGATATGGTGAATTCACGCCAATTTTGCAGAATGAGCTACAGTCTTTCAATAAGCGTAAGGAagccaaaaaaatagcaaaagCACAACAGAAACTGAACGATGTGGAGGATGCAGATATTGACGATTCAATTGGTAATCACAACAAAAGGTTGAAACTAGGCACCTCTATACATGGAAATGATGTAACAATGTCTGATCATGGAGACACCACCGAATTCAATGATCCCTCAGTAGTTGTACATGATCAGGACACTgaagctgaagaagaagaagaggaggatgaGGATGAGGAAGACGACGGAGAGGAAGACATGGAAGGTAAAGAGGcagatgaaaatgatgatagTACGGAAGAAACAGGAGAAGTAATTCGACACGGTCCTTCCCAGCTTGAGCTTGAGCAAAAGGAACTAGTAGGTGACAAGGACGAGGAcgaggaaaaagaagaagaagaagaagaagaggatgaagatCCCGTTTCAGCCGTGGCAGATAAGAtcgaagaagaaatagatTAG
- a CDS encoding uncharacterized protein (PKUD0B03810; similar to Saccharomyces cerevisiae YLR093C (NYV1); ancestral locus Anc_8.276), with product MSTDPLYGPLNRNFNPNVNIIHCNLSINSTTLYTYDNPFISHHTSLNYLEIITQKLGEVNEVQENSIDSMNVSQSITTNNQETSLIIYYNKKVMVNDSNDLITVVILCGTQLLESFVQNLLKKILDCYVEEYFNINKKYEFKLKMREIIEDEERKLVTLVQNYGATEEDVSLVRDLMNENINKILKRGDNLQSLINKTSNLNTNASSFRKKAVHAKRKIFWSNFKFAGMVIVTLAILGYIFLGMECGLPFYEKCLHPKKPSQPDPN from the coding sequence ATGTCTACTGATCCTTTATATGGGCCCTTGAATAGAAATTTTAATCCAAATGTGAATATTATACATTGCAATCTAAGTATCAACTCTACCACCCTCTATACCTACGATAACCCATTTATTTCACATCATACTAGCTTAAACTATCTAGAAATTATTACACAGAAGCTAGGTGAGGTCAATGAAGTTCAGGAAAATAGTATCGACAGTATGAATGTGTCTCAGAGCATCACCACCAACAACCAGGAGACTAGTTTGATAATATACTACAATAAGAAAGTAATGGTTAATGATAGTAATGATTTGATAACTGTTGTTATTCTTTGTGGCACTCAACTATTAGAGAGCTTTGTGCAAAACctactgaaaaaaatactggACTGTTACgttgaagaatatttcaatataaataaaaagtaTGAATTtaagttgaaaatgagagaaataattgaagatgaagagagaaaattgGTGACACTTGTGCAAAACTATGGTGCTACGGAGGAAGATGTCAGTCTAGTGCGAGATTTAATGAAcgaaaacatcaataaAATATTAAAAAGAGGTGATAATCTACAATCATTAATTAATAAAACATCAAACTTAAATACCAACGCTAGCtcttttagaaaaaaagcTGTCCATGctaaaaggaaaatattttggTCTAACTTCAAGTTTGCAGGAATGGTAATTGTCACATTGGCAATACTAggatatatttttcttggtaTGGAATGTGGATTACCATTCTATGAAAAATGTTTACATCCTAAAAAACCAAGCCAACCTGATCCTAACtaa